One window of Deltaproteobacteria bacterium genomic DNA carries:
- a CDS encoding GHKL domain-containing protein — translation MEPSALPTRFAPAERLPPEEIQIQSAFFSNLSYLRQFADALPTIFVVLNTHRQIVFANQALADLAGKKHPQALYGLRPGEALNCVHLDEIAGGCGTTEFCRTCGAARAIVAAIGGKTNMQECRITTRNGEALDLRAFACPWTDGNEFISFALEDITHEKRRRALERIFFHDVLNTAGGVQGLAELLKEEADPRKAGELIDIIRIGAHSLIEEIQAQKALSAAETGELTVDPETVRADVLLEEVAGLYENHMVSKGRRTAIHVEAQPFDFTADLTILRRVLGNMMKNALEASAAGETVTLGARRRENRVEIWVHNPGFMPRDSQLQVFQRSFSTKGKGRGLGTYSIKLLTERYLNGHVSFTSTEAEGTTFLISLPCS, via the coding sequence ATGGAACCATCCGCCCTCCCGACCCGGTTCGCACCCGCAGAAAGGCTGCCCCCGGAGGAGATCCAGATCCAATCGGCGTTCTTTTCCAACCTATCCTATCTCAGACAATTTGCCGACGCACTCCCCACCATTTTCGTGGTGCTCAACACCCATCGCCAGATCGTCTTTGCAAACCAGGCCCTGGCGGATCTCGCCGGAAAAAAACACCCCCAGGCCTTATACGGGCTCCGGCCCGGGGAAGCACTTAACTGCGTCCATCTGGATGAGATAGCGGGAGGATGCGGCACAACCGAATTCTGCAGGACGTGCGGGGCGGCCCGGGCCATTGTTGCCGCCATCGGCGGGAAAACAAATATGCAGGAGTGCCGGATCACCACCCGAAACGGAGAAGCGCTGGATCTGAGGGCTTTTGCCTGCCCATGGACAGATGGAAATGAATTTATATCCTTTGCCCTTGAAGACATCACCCATGAGAAGCGGCGCCGGGCCCTTGAGCGGATCTTTTTTCACGATGTCCTCAATACTGCCGGCGGGGTCCAGGGTCTGGCAGAACTTCTGAAAGAGGAGGCCGATCCCCGGAAGGCCGGTGAACTCATTGACATCATCCGCATCGGGGCCCATAGTCTCATTGAAGAAATACAAGCCCAGAAGGCGCTCAGCGCAGCGGAAACCGGCGAACTCACAGTTGATCCGGAGACGGTTCGGGCCGATGTTCTCCTGGAGGAGGTCGCCGGTCTATATGAGAACCATATGGTATCGAAGGGCCGGCGTACGGCCATTCATGTTGAAGCACAACCATTTGATTTCACAGCTGATTTAACTATTCTAAGACGCGTCTTGGGCAATATGATGAAAAACGCCCTGGAGGCCTCTGCCGCCGGAGAAACCGTGACTCTTGGCGCCAGACGGAGAGAAAACCGTGTTGAAATATGGGTTCACAATCCGGGCTTCATGCCCAGGGACAGCCAGCTCCAGGTCTTTCAACGATCCTTCTCTACCAAAGGAAAGGGAAGAGGCCTCGGAACCTACAGCATTAAGCTTCTCACCGAACGATATCTGAACGGGCATGTGTCTTTCACCTCCACAGAGGCGGAAGGCACCACCTTCTTAATATCCCTCCCATGCAGCTAA
- a CDS encoding AAA family ATPase, with protein sequence MGHVISISNQKGGVGKTTTAVNLSASLAAGEKECLLIDCDPQGNATTGLGIDPADIAHGLYDVLLDGVPPHEAITATLLPRLHLICASRNMIGAEVEMASMEGKEFLLRNVVAALRNEYDYVFIDCPPSLGFLTVNALTATESVLVPLQCEYYALEGLSQLLTTVNAAKKRLNPRLQPPDILLTMYDSRNNLSRQVEEEARSLFKDRVFKTVIPRNVRLSEAPSYGKPIILYDISSKGAQSYLALARELIKRG encoded by the coding sequence ATGGGTCATGTCATCTCCATCTCCAACCAGAAGGGCGGCGTGGGAAAAACCACCACCGCGGTCAACCTTTCCGCCTCCCTCGCCGCAGGAGAGAAGGAGTGTCTTCTTATCGACTGCGATCCTCAGGGGAATGCCACCACCGGGCTGGGCATAGACCCGGCCGACATAGCGCACGGCCTCTACGATGTCCTCCTCGACGGAGTGCCGCCCCATGAAGCGATCACCGCGACCCTCCTTCCCAGGCTCCATTTGATCTGCGCCAGCCGCAATATGATCGGGGCCGAGGTGGAGATGGCCTCCATGGAGGGAAAGGAGTTCCTCCTGCGGAATGTGGTTGCCGCACTCAGGAATGAATACGACTACGTATTTATTGACTGTCCCCCCTCTCTGGGCTTTCTGACGGTGAATGCCCTCACTGCCACCGAATCCGTCCTGGTTCCGCTTCAATGTGAATATTATGCCCTGGAGGGACTCTCTCAACTCCTTACTACCGTCAATGCGGCGAAAAAACGACTTAATCCGCGGCTTCAGCCACCGGATATTCTCCTGACCATGTATGACAGCCGCAACAATCTCTCACGCCAAGTGGAAGAGGAGGCCAGGTCGCTCTTCAAGGACCGGGTGTTCAAGACGGTAATTCCGCGGAATGTCCGTTTGAGCGAGGCCCCGAGTTATGGAAAACCAATTATTTTGTATGACATCAGCTCCAAAGGGGCCCAGAGTTACCTGGCCCTTGCCAGGGAACTGATCAAGAGGGGATAG
- a CDS encoding ParB/RepB/Spo0J family partition protein → MTKRKALGKGLSALIPDADRLDGEEAVFFQCPIETISPNPNQPRQQFSPVELDEIATSVKEKGILTPLLVSRIEGGYQLIAGERRWRAAQKAGLERVPVVVRDVTPVEALELALIENIHRTDLNPIEEAAAYHNLLEQTGMTQEELARRLGKDRSSVTNLLRLLRLPRAIQQDVMDGRLSMGHARLLAGLKDATAQKALWDVIVKRGLSVRQAEALAKRGKASSGAGGKRPSRDPYVLSLEDRLKRSLGTKVEIKTRGGKGHIMVHFYSDEELDRLMEFFG, encoded by the coding sequence ATGACCAAAAGGAAGGCCCTCGGAAAAGGCTTGTCCGCACTGATCCCGGATGCCGACCGTCTGGATGGGGAAGAAGCGGTCTTTTTTCAGTGTCCCATAGAGACGATTTCGCCGAATCCCAATCAGCCGAGGCAGCAGTTTTCCCCTGTCGAGCTGGATGAGATAGCGACATCAGTTAAGGAAAAAGGGATTCTCACACCGCTTTTGGTCAGCCGGATCGAAGGCGGGTATCAACTCATTGCAGGCGAACGCCGGTGGCGGGCGGCTCAGAAGGCGGGTCTTGAGCGCGTGCCGGTGGTGGTCAGGGACGTCACCCCTGTGGAGGCCCTTGAACTGGCGCTCATTGAGAATATCCACAGGACGGACCTGAATCCCATCGAGGAGGCGGCTGCATACCACAACCTGTTGGAACAGACCGGGATGACGCAGGAGGAACTGGCCAGGAGGCTGGGCAAGGATCGGTCCTCGGTAACGAATCTGCTGCGCCTTTTACGGCTCCCGCGTGCCATTCAGCAGGATGTGATGGATGGGCGGTTGAGCATGGGGCATGCCCGGCTGTTGGCCGGACTCAAGGACGCTACGGCGCAGAAGGCCCTGTGGGATGTCATCGTGAAGAGAGGGCTTTCTGTCAGGCAGGCGGAAGCGTTGGCAAAAAGAGGAAAGGCCTCTTCAGGCGCAGGGGGAAAAAGACCGTCCAGGGATCCCTATGTTCTATCCCTGGAGGACAGGCTCAAACGCTCCCTTGGCACCAAGGTCGAGATCAAAACAAGGGGCGGGAAGGGCCATATTATGGTGCACTTCTATTCCGATGAGGAATTGGACAGACTGATGGAATTCTTTGGTTGA
- the plsY gene encoding glycerol-3-phosphate 1-O-acyltransferase PlsY yields the protein MAYPSIFFATAAYIVGSIPFGKLIAGYVAHIDITRRGSGNIGATNVAREIGMKWGIITLILDMLKGLVPMSVFALHTSESGTSYEIALAGIGLCALLGHMFPLFLKFRGGKGVATALGIYLVMSPLSCLCGLILFLLVVAIWDFVSLGSLIAACAIPLFLILFGKPYPFIAVSLVMAVLICFKHRENIRQLIRGEERKWKKKGHQPKNSISLSNSSSE from the coding sequence ATGGCATATCCGTCCATTTTTTTTGCCACCGCGGCCTATATCGTCGGCTCCATCCCCTTTGGGAAACTCATTGCAGGGTATGTGGCCCATATCGACATCACTCGTCGGGGAAGCGGTAATATCGGAGCGACCAACGTCGCCAGAGAAATCGGCATGAAATGGGGGATCATCACCCTCATTCTGGATATGCTAAAGGGCTTGGTCCCTATGAGCGTCTTTGCTCTCCATACGTCCGAATCAGGAACCTCCTATGAAATCGCCCTTGCCGGCATCGGCCTGTGCGCCCTGTTGGGGCACATGTTTCCGCTTTTTCTAAAATTCAGGGGCGGCAAAGGGGTGGCCACCGCACTGGGTATCTACCTGGTCATGTCGCCCCTATCCTGCCTGTGCGGGCTCATCCTCTTTCTCCTGGTGGTAGCCATATGGGACTTTGTTTCCCTGGGCTCTCTCATTGCAGCCTGCGCCATCCCCCTTTTCCTCATTCTATTTGGAAAGCCATACCCGTTCATCGCTGTCTCCCTGGTCATGGCGGTGCTTATCTGCTTCAAACACAGGGAAAACATAAGACAGCTTATCAGGGGAGAAGAGCGGAAATGGAAAAAAAAGGGCCATCAACCAAAGAATTCCATCAGTCTGTCCAATTCCTCATCGGAATAG
- a CDS encoding DUF3842 family protein, translating to MKLMVMDGQGGGIGAAVIKGLRQSIGSDPEILALGTNSIATSKMMKAGANRGGTGENAILCTSRIADVIIGPLGILMTNAMMGEVTAQMASAVSSSRATKILIPLTQEKVRLVGFSGEPLPHLVNRVIEMVKEMM from the coding sequence ATGAAATTGATGGTGATGGACGGACAGGGCGGTGGCATTGGGGCAGCCGTCATCAAGGGGTTGCGGCAATCCATCGGGAGTGATCCGGAGATTTTAGCCCTCGGCACCAATTCAATTGCCACATCCAAGATGATGAAGGCCGGGGCAAACCGGGGCGGTACGGGTGAAAATGCCATCCTGTGTACCAGCCGGATCGCGGATGTGATCATCGGGCCGCTCGGTATCCTGATGACGAATGCCATGATGGGCGAGGTGACCGCTCAAATGGCGTCCGCCGTGAGTTCAAGCAGGGCAACTAAGATCCTGATTCCGCTGACGCAGGAGAAGGTCCGACTTGTGGGGTTCTCGGGGGAGCCCCTGCCGCACCTGGTGAATCGGGTCATTGAAATGGTAAAGGAGATGATGTGA
- a CDS encoding CooT family nickel-binding protein, with protein sequence MCESTAYLLKDAREEMVFEDIESLENSGGEIKMISIFGEEKTIRARPRRFSLVDHKIVLEPQ encoded by the coding sequence ATGTGTGAATCGACAGCCTATCTTTTGAAGGACGCAAGGGAAGAGATGGTTTTTGAGGACATCGAATCCCTGGAGAACAGCGGCGGTGAGATAAAGATGATCAGCATCTTCGGGGAGGAGAAAACCATTCGCGCGAGGCCCAGACGGTTTTCGCTGGTAGATCACAAGATCGTATTAGAGCCTCAATAA
- a CDS encoding MBL fold metallo-hydrolase → MIASFADKITWLGHDGFRIDAGKTIYFDPYQIAGGPTADLILVSHEHFDHCSPEDIEKIQGPATTILTEKDSAKKLTGDVRVMKPGDVLDLGDVKIEAVPSYNMDKEFHPKKRGWLGFVVETEGARIYHAGDTDFIPEMKNLKVDIAFLPVSGTYVMSAEQAVKAALGIRPKLAIPMHYGAIVGDAGDADRFQKALSGKVDVRIFEKG, encoded by the coding sequence ATGATTGCGTCGTTTGCCGATAAAATTACGTGGCTGGGTCACGATGGGTTCCGCATAGACGCGGGCAAGACGATCTATTTTGATCCCTATCAGATCGCCGGCGGTCCTACGGCGGACCTGATTCTGGTCTCCCATGAGCACTTCGATCATTGTTCACCTGAGGATATCGAAAAAATTCAAGGACCTGCAACCACTATTCTCACAGAAAAAGACTCTGCAAAGAAGCTTACCGGAGATGTGAGGGTGATGAAACCGGGAGATGTCCTCGATCTGGGTGACGTAAAAATAGAGGCCGTTCCCTCATACAACATGGACAAGGAGTTCCATCCCAAAAAAAGGGGGTGGCTGGGATTTGTTGTGGAGACGGAGGGGGCCAGGATCTATCATGCCGGCGATACAGACTTTATTCCGGAGATGAAAAACTTAAAGGTGGACATCGCGTTCCTGCCGGTGTCCGGGACATATGTCATGTCGGCGGAGCAGGCCGTTAAGGCGGCCCTTGGCATTCGACCCAAACTTGCCATCCCGATGCATTACGGGGCGATTGTGGGAGATGCCGGAGATGCGGACCGTTTCCAGAAGGCCCTTTCAGGGAAGGTGGATGTGCGGATTTTTGAAAAAGGGTAG
- a CDS encoding HlyD family efflux transporter periplasmic adaptor subunit, protein MSDIIAPMGGKVIDVKVNVGDAVNEGDEVVIIEAMKMELPITAEASGTVKEVKCKKGDTVEAEGVLIVLE, encoded by the coding sequence GTGAGCGACATTATTGCTCCCATGGGAGGAAAGGTCATCGATGTGAAGGTAAACGTAGGTGACGCGGTTAACGAAGGGGATGAGGTCGTGATCATCGAGGCCATGAAAATGGAACTGCCCATCACAGCCGAGGCATCCGGGACGGTCAAAGAGGTCAAATGCAAGAAAGGCGATACGGTTGAAGCAGAGGGCGTCCTGATCGTATTGGAGTAA
- a CDS encoding sodium ion-translocating decarboxylase subunit beta: MTANEILDLLYGTLRTTGVYNFQWNLIIMWGIGSLFIYLAIAKKYEPLLLLPIGFGIFIVNFPLVPLMGYSHGHAQLLQVFYHYGLEWEVIPCIIFLGLGAMTDFGPLIANPKTLLIGAGAQLGVFITFTGTVLVGFTLKEAASVSIIGGADGPTTIYLTQHLAPQLLGPNALAAYSYMAMVPLLQPPIMRMMTNEKERKIRMHQLRPVSRQEKILFPLVTAGIIALLVPSVIPLMGMFMLGNLMKESGVVGRLTDTAQGSLMNIVTIFLGISVGATMHADKFLSWKPLFIFSLGLVDFAVCTVGGIVTVKIMNLFLKEKINPLIGSAGVSAVPMAARVSQMQGLKYDKTNHLLMHAVGPNLAGVIGSAAAAGMFIAMFD; this comes from the coding sequence ATGACAGCAAATGAGATATTGGACCTGCTGTACGGGACCCTCCGTACAACCGGGGTATACAATTTCCAGTGGAACCTGATCATCATGTGGGGCATAGGAAGCCTCTTCATCTACCTGGCCATCGCCAAGAAATATGAGCCCCTCCTCCTCCTCCCTATCGGTTTCGGGATATTTATCGTCAACTTCCCCCTGGTCCCGTTAATGGGCTACTCCCACGGCCATGCCCAGCTCCTGCAGGTATTTTACCACTATGGGCTGGAATGGGAGGTCATCCCCTGCATCATTTTCCTGGGACTGGGCGCAATGACCGACTTTGGTCCTCTCATTGCCAACCCCAAGACCCTTTTGATCGGGGCCGGCGCACAATTAGGGGTCTTCATCACCTTTACTGGTACGGTCCTGGTGGGGTTCACTCTCAAGGAGGCGGCCTCTGTCAGCATTATCGGGGGCGCAGACGGCCCCACCACCATTTATCTGACCCAGCATCTGGCCCCCCAGCTCTTAGGCCCCAATGCCCTGGCGGCCTATTCCTATATGGCCATGGTCCCCCTTCTCCAGCCTCCCATCATGCGGATGATGACCAATGAAAAGGAGAGAAAGATCCGCATGCACCAGTTGCGACCGGTCTCACGGCAGGAAAAAATCCTCTTTCCTCTGGTCACCGCGGGCATCATCGCCCTGCTGGTGCCTTCCGTCATCCCCCTGATGGGGATGTTCATGCTGGGCAATCTGATGAAGGAAAGCGGCGTCGTGGGCAGGCTGACCGATACGGCCCAAGGTTCTCTCATGAATATTGTCACTATATTTTTGGGAATTTCAGTGGGGGCCACCATGCATGCCGATAAATTCTTAAGCTGGAAACCCCTCTTCATCTTCAGCCTGGGCCTTGTGGATTTTGCGGTCTGTACCGTCGGGGGGATTGTTACGGTGAAAATCATGAATCTCTTCCTGAAGGAGAAGATCAACCCCCTCATCGGCTCGGCAGGCGTCTCCGCAGTACCCATGGCGGCACGCGTCTCCCAGATGCAGGGGCTTAAGTATGACAAGACCAATCATCTCCTGATGCATGCCGTGGGACCCAATTTGGCAGGGGTTATCGGATCGGCCGCTGCAGCAGGCATGTTTATCGCCATGTTTGATTAA
- a CDS encoding methylmalonyl-CoA mutase family protein has product MGNQKGHEDLQTALKRWSEAVEKTVSKRPERKAAFVNTSDIPVKRLYTPLDGNDVDYLSEVGLPGDYPFTRGVQPTMYRGRYWTMRQYAGFATAEESNRRYRFLLDQGQTGLSVAFDLPTQIGYDSDHEMAMGEVGKVGVAIDSLKDMEILFDQIPLDKVSTSMTINSPAAVLLAMYIAVAEKQGVSADRLTGTIQNDILKEYSSRGTYIFPPKPSMRIITDIFSYCGDHVPMWNTISISGYHIREAGSTAVQEVAFTLANGIAYVQAALDAGLDVDTFGPRLSFFFNAHVDFLEEIAKYRAARRLWAEIMKERFKARNPKSMMIRFHTQTAGCTLTAQQPKNNIVRVAFQALSAVLGGTQSLHTNSMDEALCLPSEEAVQIALRTQQVIAHETGVTDTVDPLGGSYYLETLTREIYARAGDYIRKIDELGGAAEAIEKGFVQREIQDSAYRYQREIEKEERIVVGLNRFHVAEEKPKNLLRVDPAVRTSQVDRLKRLRSERDGKKVETCLADLKRGAESDRNLMPLILEAVKAYATLGEICDVLREVFGEYQPVNTLG; this is encoded by the coding sequence ATGGGGAATCAAAAAGGTCATGAGGACTTGCAGACCGCCCTGAAACGGTGGTCGGAGGCGGTGGAAAAGACCGTGAGCAAGCGGCCGGAACGGAAGGCTGCATTTGTCAATACCTCGGACATTCCGGTCAAACGACTCTATACGCCCCTTGACGGGAACGATGTCGACTATCTGTCGGAAGTGGGCCTGCCCGGGGACTACCCCTTTACCCGGGGAGTACAGCCTACCATGTACCGGGGACGATACTGGACCATGCGACAGTATGCCGGATTTGCCACGGCCGAGGAATCCAACCGGCGATACCGGTTCCTGTTGGATCAGGGTCAGACAGGACTCTCTGTGGCCTTCGATCTTCCTACCCAGATCGGGTATGATTCGGACCATGAAATGGCCATGGGCGAGGTGGGCAAGGTGGGAGTGGCCATCGACTCGCTCAAGGATATGGAGATCCTTTTTGATCAGATCCCCCTGGACAAGGTGAGCACCTCCATGACCATCAATTCGCCTGCTGCCGTACTGCTGGCCATGTACATTGCCGTGGCGGAAAAGCAGGGCGTTTCAGCCGACAGGCTGACGGGCACCATTCAGAACGACATCCTGAAGGAATACTCATCCCGGGGCACCTATATCTTTCCCCCCAAACCGTCCATGCGGATTATCACGGACATCTTTTCCTATTGCGGGGATCATGTGCCGATGTGGAACACCATCAGTATCAGCGGGTACCATATCCGGGAAGCGGGATCTACGGCCGTGCAGGAGGTGGCCTTTACCCTGGCGAACGGGATTGCCTATGTTCAGGCGGCCCTGGACGCCGGTCTGGATGTGGATACCTTCGGGCCCAGGCTGTCATTCTTCTTCAACGCCCATGTGGATTTCCTGGAAGAGATCGCCAAGTACCGGGCAGCGCGGCGGTTGTGGGCCGAGATCATGAAGGAGCGGTTCAAGGCCAGAAATCCCAAATCCATGATGATCCGATTTCACACCCAGACCGCCGGGTGCACCCTCACTGCCCAGCAACCCAAGAACAACATCGTGCGGGTGGCGTTTCAGGCCCTCTCCGCGGTCCTGGGGGGCACCCAGTCGCTCCACACCAATTCCATGGATGAGGCGCTCTGTCTCCCGTCGGAGGAGGCCGTGCAGATCGCCCTTCGGACCCAGCAGGTGATCGCCCATGAGACGGGCGTGACCGATACGGTGGATCCCTTGGGTGGATCCTACTATCTGGAGACACTCACCCGGGAAATCTATGCGCGGGCCGGCGATTATATCCGGAAAATCGATGAATTGGGCGGTGCGGCCGAGGCTATTGAGAAGGGTTTTGTGCAGCGGGAAATCCAGGACAGCGCCTACCGATACCAGCGGGAGATCGAAAAAGAGGAAAGGATCGTCGTAGGACTCAATCGATTCCACGTTGCGGAAGAAAAGCCGAAAAACCTCCTCAGGGTGGACCCGGCGGTTCGCACTTCCCAGGTCGATCGTCTCAAGCGGCTCCGATCGGAAAGGGATGGCAAAAAGGTGGAAACATGCCTGGCCGACCTGAAGCGCGGGGCTGAAAGCGACCGGAATCTGATGCCACTCATCCTGGAGGCCGTCAAGGCGTACGCGACCCTCGGGGAAATCTGCGACGTATTGAGGGAAGTGTTTGGGGAATATCAGCCGGTCAATACGCTGGGGTAG
- a CDS encoding cobalamin B12-binding domain-containing protein, with amino-acid sequence MTKDKKIRVLAAKPGLDGHDRGIKVVASALMDAGMEVVYTGLRQTPSQIVSSAIQEDVDVIAMSILSGAHDYLFPRVMELLKEKGVTDMLVVGGGIIPDEDIPPLKTAGIAEIFGPGTTTTEIIDYIKSNVRIRN; translated from the coding sequence ATGACCAAAGACAAGAAGATACGGGTATTGGCGGCAAAGCCGGGCCTTGATGGGCATGATCGGGGGATCAAGGTTGTGGCCTCGGCCCTTATGGACGCCGGGATGGAGGTGGTTTACACCGGCCTGAGACAGACACCCTCGCAGATCGTCTCATCCGCCATTCAGGAAGATGTGGACGTGATTGCCATGAGCATCCTTTCCGGGGCCCATGATTATCTCTTCCCAAGAGTTATGGAACTCTTGAAGGAGAAGGGCGTAACAGACATGCTGGTGGTCGGCGGCGGGATCATCCCGGACGAAGATATCCCGCCTTTAAAGACCGCGGGCATTGCCGAGATCTTCGGTCCAGGGACGACCACCACGGAAATCATCGATTATATAAAAAGCAATGTAAGAATCCGGAACTGA
- a CDS encoding enoyl-CoA hydratase/isomerase family protein, whose protein sequence is MAYEHIETGFQDGLGTITLNRPPVNILNIAMMEEINEVLEDWRGKKDLKAVLFDAKGKCFSAGVDVGEHMGDLAPKMIGVFHGMFRLMDRLGVPTLASVYGSCLGGGCELAIFCDLVISSDDAKYGQPEVQVGVFPPIAAQIMPRIIGRKAAMDLILSGRIISAQEALAMGLINKVVGKEDLQAATQEFLKPYLKLSAEVLRKTRKAVMAGLMDELEPSLKVIEGIYLDELMKTADAQEGLKAFLEKRKPEWKNE, encoded by the coding sequence ATGGCTTATGAACATATTGAGACCGGCTTCCAGGATGGGCTGGGGACCATCACCTTGAACCGGCCCCCGGTCAACATACTGAATATCGCGATGATGGAAGAGATCAATGAGGTGCTGGAGGACTGGCGGGGGAAGAAAGACCTCAAGGCCGTCCTCTTCGATGCCAAAGGAAAATGCTTCTCTGCCGGCGTGGATGTGGGAGAACACATGGGGGACCTGGCCCCCAAGATGATTGGGGTCTTTCATGGGATGTTCCGTCTGATGGATCGTCTGGGCGTACCTACCCTGGCCTCGGTATACGGGTCGTGCCTGGGCGGAGGATGTGAACTGGCCATCTTCTGCGATCTCGTCATATCTTCGGATGACGCCAAATATGGGCAGCCGGAGGTACAGGTGGGAGTATTCCCCCCCATTGCCGCGCAGATCATGCCCCGAATCATCGGAAGAAAGGCCGCCATGGACCTGATCCTCTCCGGGAGAATCATCTCCGCTCAAGAGGCCCTGGCAATGGGCCTAATCAACAAGGTGGTCGGCAAGGAAGACCTGCAGGCAGCTACCCAGGAATTTCTCAAGCCCTACCTCAAGCTGAGCGCCGAGGTCCTGAGAAAGACCCGAAAGGCCGTCATGGCCGGTCTCATGGATGAGCTGGAACCGTCCTTAAAGGTTATCGAAGGGATCTATTTAGACGAACTCATGAAGACCGCCGACGCCCAGGAGGGCCTGAAAGCCTTTCTGGAAAAGCGGAAGCCGGAATGGAAAAATGAGTAA
- the oah gene encoding 6-oxocyclohex-1-ene-1-carbonyl-CoA hydratase, producing MALEWMPREDEKKDHILHTDGHWGTDAPCVVYEKRPLTDPQGNVVEGLYVAWIRLNNPKQYNSYTTEMVKGVIAGFENASLDRSVVTVVFTGTGPFAFCTGGNTKEYSEYYSRRPDEYGQYMELFNHMVDSILACKKPVICRVNGMRVAGGQEIGMACDLAVSSDLAIYGQAGPRHGSAPVGGASDFLPWYLSIEDAMWNCISCEMWSAYKMKAKNLISKIVPVLKVDGKWVRNPMIITDQYIQDGEIVYGEFKTGPEAKEARAFAKEHQPNADFELLDKEVDKMVWTFANLFPACLIESIDSVRQKKKFFWDTMKNAHRHWLAANMGGEAFLGFGAFNTKKITGKDTIDFIKFRQNIAETKGWDMDMFAEVLGKPQE from the coding sequence ATGGCTTTAGAATGGATGCCGAGAGAAGATGAGAAGAAAGATCACATTTTGCACACCGACGGCCACTGGGGAACCGATGCCCCGTGCGTGGTCTATGAAAAGAGACCCTTGACAGATCCGCAGGGAAACGTCGTGGAGGGTCTTTATGTGGCGTGGATTCGTCTCAATAACCCTAAACAATACAATTCCTATACCACGGAGATGGTGAAAGGCGTCATCGCCGGGTTTGAAAACGCCTCCCTGGACAGGAGCGTTGTCACCGTAGTCTTTACGGGCACCGGGCCTTTTGCCTTCTGCACCGGCGGAAATACCAAGGAATACAGTGAATACTACAGCCGAAGACCGGATGAATACGGCCAGTACATGGAGCTTTTCAACCATATGGTCGATTCCATCCTCGCCTGTAAAAAGCCTGTTATCTGCAGGGTCAACGGCATGAGGGTGGCCGGCGGTCAGGAGATCGGCATGGCATGCGACCTGGCCGTTTCGTCGGATCTGGCCATTTATGGACAGGCCGGGCCCAGACACGGGTCGGCCCCCGTGGGCGGGGCCTCGGATTTTCTCCCCTGGTATCTCAGCATTGAAGACGCCATGTGGAACTGTATCTCGTGCGAGATGTGGTCCGCCTACAAAATGAAGGCCAAGAACCTGATCAGCAAGATTGTCCCGGTCCTGAAGGTGGATGGCAAGTGGGTCCGAAACCCCATGATCATCACGGATCAGTATATCCAGGACGGCGAGATCGTCTATGGCGAATTCAAGACAGGTCCTGAGGCCAAAGAGGCCCGCGCCTTTGCCAAGGAACATCAGCCCAATGCGGATTTCGAGCTCCTGGACAAGGAAGTGGATAAAATGGTATGGACCTTTGCCAATCTCTTCCCCGCATGTCTTATCGAATCCATCGACAGCGTTCGCCAGAAGAAGAAATTTTTCTGGGATACCATGAAAAACGCCCACAGGCACTGGCTGGCAGCCAACATGGGCGGCGAAGCCTTCTTAGGCTTCGGGGCCTTTAACACCAAAAAGATCACCGGCAAGGATACCATCGACTTTATCAAATTCCGCCAGAACATTGCGGAAACCAAAGGATGGGATATGGATATGTTCGCGGAAGTTCTTGGAAAGCCTCAGGAATAG